Proteins encoded within one genomic window of Macrotis lagotis isolate mMagLag1 chromosome 3, bilby.v1.9.chrom.fasta, whole genome shotgun sequence:
- the LOC141519588 gene encoding olfactory receptor 10AG1-like translates to MAKENLSTMKEFILLGFSDFPMIQDILFGILLVMYINILIGNGLIIIITKCDAALHTPMYFFLGNFAFLEICYTSVTLPRMLSDLWTQNRNISLLACAAQLCFFLILAVTESLLLTVMAYDRYVAICKPLYYTLIMNHKVCVQLVVASWISGIPIMIGQTYQVFSLPFCNSNIINHIFCDMPPLMKLVCGNTYWNEVTAYSDALVFGFIPLLLIFYSYNRIFITIQKLPSVRGRSKAFSTCSSHLMVVGLFYGSSMIAYLQSKTGSLASAEKMLSLCYTIITPMFNPLIYSLRNKDVIVAMKKLFK, encoded by the coding sequence ATGGCAAAAGAAAATCTCAGCACTATGAAGGAATTTATTCTTTTGGGATTCTCTGACTTTCCCATGATCCAGGATATTCTGTTTGGTATTCTCTTAGTCATGTACATAAATATCCTGATTGGAAATGGcctcattattataattaccaAATGTGATGCAGCTCTCCATACtcccatgtatttttttcttggaaattttGCCTTTTTGGAAATCTGCTACACATCTGTCACTCTTCCTAGAATGCTATCAGATCTTTGGACTCAGAACAGAAACATTTCTTTGTTGGCCTGTGCTGCTCAACTTTGCTTCTTTCTCATCCTGGCTGTCACTGAGAGTCTTCTTCTGACTGTGATGGCATATGACCGCTATGTGGCCATTTGCAAGCCACTTTATTATACACTTATTATGAATCACAAGGTGTGTGTCCAGTTGGTGGTGGCCTCCTGGATCAGTGGGATACCCATCATGATAGGACAGACATATCAAGTTTTCTCCTTACCCTTTTGCAATTCTAATATAATCAATCACATTTTCTGTGACATGCCCCCATTAATGAAGTTGGTCTGTGGGAACACATATTGGAATGAAGTCACAGCTTATTCAGATGctcttgtttttggttttattccCCTTCTGTTGATATTTTACTCCTATAATAGAATCTTCATTACCATTCAAAAGCTTCCATCGGTAAGGGGAAGATCCAAAGCCTTCTCAACCTGCTCATCCCACCTCATGGTAGTGGGGTTATTTTATGGATCCAGTATGATTGCATATTTGCAGTCTAAGACTGGTTCCTTGGCAAGTGCAGAAAAGATGCTTTCTCTTTGCTACACCATTATAACCCCAATGTTTAACCCCTTGATTTACAGTCTCAGAAACAAGGATGTCATTGTCGcaatgaaaaaactttttaaatga